Proteins from a genomic interval of Alphaproteobacteria bacterium:
- a CDS encoding lasso peptide biosynthesis B2 protein produces the protein MYYHLADHIYITQFKKEYILLNAKLDKYVVCSSKISNIFEEIFSRENLYFSQHNSSTSQDLKFNHIQKLLNKNIIEYNNQPYPYYIDRKINSNGVTNVDWKLPLKNKNNKINLQVILALKNLIKIHMHMKIKGFYATIKLLKKFHKLQVNYIIPQREELDNLANIVNDACMIYPTRTKCLEWAMTFVLMALKRNWKCNLEIGLQNYPFMAHAWVECDGKVVRDSPNLREEMAIILNEPFRRAII, from the coding sequence ATGTATTATCATCTTGCAGATCACATATATATTACGCAATTTAAAAAAGAGTATATTCTTTTAAATGCTAAATTAGATAAATATGTTGTTTGCTCTAGCAAAATCTCTAACATATTTGAAGAAATATTTTCCCGAGAAAATTTATATTTTTCACAGCACAATTCATCGACTTCACAAGACTTAAAATTTAACCATATTCAAAAATTATTAAATAAAAATATTATTGAATACAATAATCAGCCTTACCCCTATTATATTGATCGTAAAATAAATTCAAATGGTGTCACAAATGTTGATTGGAAACTTCCGCTAAAAAATAAAAATAATAAGATTAACCTGCAAGTTATATTAGCATTAAAAAATCTTATAAAAATTCATATGCATATGAAAATAAAAGGATTTTATGCAACTATTAAGCTCCTTAAAAAATTTCATAAATTACAAGTCAATTATATTATTCCCCAAAGAGAAGAATTAGATAATTTAGCAAATATAGTAAATGACGCCTGTATGATTTATCCAACTCGTACAAAATGCCTAGAGTGGGCCATGACTTTCGTATTAATGGCGTTAAAGCGCAATTGGAAATGTAATTTAGAAATTGGTCTTCAAAATTATCCTTTTATGGCACATGCCTGGGTGGAGTGTGATGGAAAAGTTGTGAGAGATTCTCCAAATTTAAGAGAAGAAATGGCTATAATTTTGAACGAACCTTTTCGGAGGGCAATTATATGA
- a CDS encoding ABC transporter ATP-binding protein, whose protein sequence is MSKKNNHEQYWICIKSVFFATFQDKKIFASFCMAVVFLLIGIISNILVPFILKNTVEFFAVHHDSSMTTLILISYGLIWIISQASLSLRSICTYRIEQRIIYTLGIKILSHLHSLSQNYFLNQKAGALTNLIRRAQQDVPEVTLGIFFHVLPTIIEFLFVIILVSIIYPPIYGFFLASTLIVFFGYTFISMKSILTSRHIANEIDKKADGIVTDWLLNYEAIKVFNKQEYAIKTYQQQLKEREKAEVNFMTNLSLVRLIQSVILGIGLSFLTYYVGKGVLEGKLTVGDFVLFNGYILQFIIPISILGQLAQDMKKALLDMKGILDILLTEPEIKQNKFPITFNETNFELEFKRVFFKYQDRPILNNISFKISSGETLLIIGETGTGKSTIAKLLLRLYEPTSGQILINQIDTKLLSFESLYETIGWVPQETYLLNDTLYNNLLFVKQDACLDEIEFVLEKANLLSFVKNLPNKLYTNLGDRGAKLSGGEKQRLALARLFLKKPKICIFDEPTSFLDSKTESIIQANIEKYLPNMTKIIITHKPFMVSSANQIISLHPKKLTKERKIIFQENNINNIFKQTTNTFIGEKNESYQ, encoded by the coding sequence ATGAGCAAAAAAAATAATCATGAACAATATTGGATTTGTATAAAATCCGTTTTCTTCGCCACATTTCAAGATAAAAAAATATTTGCAAGTTTTTGTATGGCAGTCGTATTTTTATTGATTGGTATCATATCTAATATACTTGTCCCCTTTATTCTTAAAAATACTGTTGAATTCTTTGCAGTTCATCATGATAGTTCAATGACTACACTCATTTTAATAAGTTATGGTTTAATTTGGATAATTAGCCAAGCATCCCTATCTCTTCGATCCATATGTACATATCGTATTGAACAAAGGATAATTTATACGCTAGGTATAAAAATACTTTCTCATCTTCATTCACTTTCACAAAACTATTTTTTAAATCAGAAAGCAGGTGCATTAACAAATCTTATTCGCAGAGCTCAACAAGACGTACCTGAGGTTACCTTAGGTATATTTTTTCACGTACTTCCAACTATTATTGAATTTCTATTTGTTATCATACTAGTTTCCATTATTTATCCGCCTATATATGGTTTTTTTCTTGCGAGTACACTAATTGTTTTTTTTGGTTATACTTTTATATCGATGAAGTCAATTTTGACAAGTCGTCATATTGCTAATGAAATTGACAAGAAGGCGGATGGTATTGTCACTGATTGGCTGTTAAATTATGAAGCAATAAAAGTATTCAATAAACAAGAATATGCAATAAAAACATATCAACAACAATTAAAAGAAAGAGAAAAAGCTGAAGTCAATTTTATGACAAATTTGAGTCTTGTGCGCTTGATACAATCTGTAATATTAGGTATTGGCCTTTCATTCCTAACTTACTATGTGGGTAAGGGTGTATTAGAAGGAAAATTAACTGTTGGAGACTTTGTACTATTTAATGGTTATATTTTACAATTTATAATTCCAATTAGTATCTTAGGTCAGTTAGCTCAAGATATGAAGAAAGCTCTTCTGGATATGAAGGGAATTTTGGATATACTTTTGACCGAACCTGAGATTAAACAAAATAAGTTTCCTATTACATTTAACGAAACAAATTTTGAACTTGAATTTAAAAGAGTTTTTTTTAAATATCAAGATAGACCTATATTAAATAACATCTCGTTTAAGATTTCTTCTGGTGAAACACTCCTTATTATAGGAGAAACAGGCACTGGAAAATCAACAATTGCTAAACTTCTTTTAAGGTTATACGAGCCAACATCAGGGCAAATTCTTATCAACCAAATAGATACAAAGTTACTTTCTTTTGAGTCTTTATATGAAACAATAGGATGGGTGCCTCAAGAAACATATCTACTTAATGATACTCTCTATAATAACTTACTATTTGTTAAACAAGATGCATGTCTTGATGAAATAGAATTTGTTTTAGAGAAAGCTAATCTTCTTTCATTTGTTAAGAATTTGCCTAACAAACTTTATACAAATTTAGGCGATAGAGGTGCCAAACTATCTGGGGGAGAAAAACAACGTTTGGCATTAGCTAGGCTTTTTCTAAAGAAACCAAAAATTTGCATATTTGATGAGCCCACATCGTTTTTAGACAGTAAAACAGAATCAATTATTCAAGCTAACATTGAAAAATATCTCCCAAATATGACTAAAATTATTATTACGCATAAGCCTTTCATGGTGAGTAGCGCAAATCAAATAATATCACTACACCCTAAAAAGCTTACCAAAGAAAGAAAAATAATTTTTCAAGAGAATAATATAAATAATATTTTTAAACAAACCACCAACACATTTATTGGAGAAAAAAATGAAAGTTATCAGTAA
- a CDS encoding tetratricopeptide repeat protein, translating into MNIQDNDLPQLIYSKCLLKIGDISFTPREIDIIAFIISGRSAKRTGILLSLSQKTVESYTRNIMIKLECNSKEGIIDFIEKSDQFANVKRYHTSLLMQLNFEKILKSIALIPDLDKEKKIFLVAQEEEIKSYFIENLIKHINIVGLSLSQVLWEPTQSFSLFNKHDSKNEFTIYFISNLHSINTLIDSNTFLLQQNTQASHRFFLFSNDEIFKQCSLQLNKLEHLKYDNGTNYYSTVFNILQKIFPNIKLDSYINEFIDQNKQNTNITQTPHTEVQSRNEKKFYDFSFKTFIILFILILCILSATFFWALKGKKQIERPFIHSNLSGSNNIPHLNRYEIIHQIKKEFEKASGIHAIALIGVGGAGKTTLARQYVSQQKASIMWEFSTETPQSLNASFDKLGQKLSQSDIDHKLLKNIQMMSSLAEKETKLIQFVKDRLKLNPNWFLIYDNVESFDAIQKYFPNDSTEWGEGKILLTSRNSNIENSKYINHVIHIGELSSKEKLDLFAKITSSEMDNLRVNHNKDVIEFVKKLPPFPLDISLAAYYLKATQMPFNSYLENLETSNKDFASVQENILKEVGSYTKTRENIVILALQDIFKKHKDFPELLLLISMIDSQEIPRDLLDCCKNSVVVSNFIYNLKKYSLITSKHLNSTHSSSTISIHRNTQLISLSYLKKVLDLEKNKDITHNISNCLMDYGINKVVIEADLAKMKALNQHLHKFLSHKHLLESRTEATLEGEMGIIEYFYGDNIKAKRYLENSLNELNKLPNTSPVRIALFMGYLGNVYRDLGHYARSKKLLEESIGIYDKNYPQEIVNHSYFLIYLGIVERILGNYNNAKAIFYKGLDIQRQFFPENKNYFAWVKGQLAIIDRELGNYEDSQAELEKSMITFKDERSNTHFDVAWGLEHLGVLYFKCGNYAKAKDSLEQSIKIYSSYFFDEVGINWALENIKPPSILNKEDNSKKIFDQICKKYSDHFHENYIYTAWPMKYLALVYAKQGNFIKAKVILEQVLKIYLKNFGKEHITVAVVLNMLGEICFLERDEKSAESYFVESSKLFEKNNHPDYYMCLENLSDLYLYKAKIAYANGDTHAAITMKNHSIDYLKQSLTILQNYFPSTCPHIARTRRKIEFLMQNS; encoded by the coding sequence ATGAACATTCAAGACAATGACTTACCGCAATTAATTTATTCAAAGTGCCTATTGAAAATAGGAGATATAAGCTTTACTCCCCGAGAAATTGACATCATTGCTTTTATAATCAGCGGACGATCAGCAAAAAGGACTGGTATCCTTCTCTCCCTTTCTCAGAAGACTGTAGAAAGCTACACAAGAAATATTATGATAAAATTGGAATGTAATTCTAAAGAAGGAATTATTGATTTTATTGAAAAATCTGACCAGTTTGCGAATGTTAAAAGATACCATACAAGCTTATTAATGCAGCTTAATTTCGAAAAAATATTAAAAAGCATTGCCCTTATTCCGGATTTGGACAAAGAAAAAAAGATATTTCTAGTAGCACAAGAAGAAGAAATAAAATCTTATTTTATTGAAAACCTAATAAAGCATATTAATATAGTGGGTCTTAGCCTTTCACAAGTACTTTGGGAACCTACCCAATCCTTCTCGCTATTTAACAAGCACGATAGTAAGAATGAATTTACAATTTATTTCATCTCTAATTTACACTCAATAAATACATTAATAGATTCCAACACATTTTTACTTCAACAAAACACCCAAGCATCACACAGGTTTTTTCTTTTTTCTAATGATGAAATATTCAAGCAATGCTCATTACAATTAAATAAGTTAGAACATTTGAAATATGATAACGGAACCAATTATTACAGCACTGTTTTCAATATTCTTCAAAAAATTTTCCCCAATATCAAATTGGATAGTTACATTAATGAATTTATAGATCAAAACAAACAAAATACCAATATAACCCAGACTCCTCACACAGAAGTACAATCTCGAAATGAGAAAAAGTTTTATGATTTTTCGTTTAAAACCTTCATAATATTATTTATATTAATATTATGTATTCTTAGTGCTACATTTTTTTGGGCGCTAAAAGGAAAAAAGCAAATAGAAAGACCTTTTATACATTCAAATTTATCTGGCTCTAATAATATACCTCATCTTAATCGCTATGAAATTATACATCAAATTAAAAAGGAATTTGAAAAAGCATCAGGTATTCACGCTATAGCCCTTATTGGCGTTGGCGGTGCAGGAAAAACAACTCTTGCACGACAATATGTGAGTCAACAAAAAGCTAGTATAATGTGGGAATTTAGCACTGAAACCCCTCAGAGCCTTAATGCCTCATTTGATAAATTAGGGCAAAAACTATCTCAAAGTGATATAGACCATAAGTTGTTAAAAAATATTCAAATGATGAGCTCATTAGCTGAAAAGGAAACCAAACTTATTCAATTTGTTAAAGATAGATTAAAACTTAATCCGAACTGGTTTCTAATTTATGATAATGTGGAATCATTTGATGCAATACAAAAGTATTTTCCAAATGATTCCACTGAGTGGGGTGAGGGAAAAATTTTGCTCACATCGCGAAATAGCAATATTGAAAATAGCAAATATATTAACCATGTAATTCATATTGGTGAGTTATCTTCTAAAGAAAAACTAGATCTCTTTGCTAAAATCACATCAAGTGAAATGGACAATCTTAGAGTAAATCATAATAAGGACGTAATAGAATTTGTAAAAAAACTTCCCCCATTTCCACTTGATATATCACTGGCAGCTTATTATCTAAAAGCTACACAAATGCCGTTTAATTCATATCTAGAAAATTTGGAAACATCCAATAAAGACTTTGCAAGCGTTCAAGAAAATATTTTGAAAGAAGTTGGTAGTTATACAAAAACGCGAGAAAATATAGTGATTTTAGCGTTGCAGGATATTTTCAAAAAGCATAAAGATTTTCCTGAATTACTGTTATTAATTAGCATGATAGATTCACAAGAAATTCCACGAGATTTGTTAGATTGTTGTAAAAATAGCGTAGTTGTTAGCAATTTTATATATAACTTAAAAAAATACTCTCTCATAACAAGTAAGCATTTAAACTCTACACACTCAAGTTCAACTATATCTATTCATCGTAATACTCAGCTCATCAGTCTTTCTTATCTTAAAAAAGTTTTAGATTTGGAAAAAAACAAAGATATAACCCACAATATATCCAATTGTCTAATGGATTATGGAATTAACAAAGTAGTTATAGAAGCTGACCTAGCAAAAATGAAGGCATTAAATCAACATTTGCATAAATTTTTAAGCCATAAACATCTTCTGGAATCAAGAACGGAAGCCACGCTAGAAGGTGAAATGGGTATAATAGAATATTTTTATGGCGATAATATCAAAGCAAAAAGATATCTTGAAAATTCTCTGAATGAATTAAATAAACTTCCTAACACATCACCTGTTCGCATTGCTTTATTTATGGGGTATTTGGGTAACGTTTATAGAGACCTCGGTCATTATGCTCGCAGCAAAAAATTGTTAGAAGAAAGTATTGGTATTTATGATAAGAATTATCCTCAAGAAATAGTAAATCATAGTTATTTCTTAATTTATTTAGGAATTGTGGAGAGGATATTAGGAAATTATAATAATGCTAAAGCCATTTTTTACAAAGGCCTCGACATACAAAGACAATTTTTTCCTGAAAATAAAAATTATTTTGCTTGGGTTAAAGGACAACTTGCAATTATTGATAGAGAATTAGGTAATTACGAGGATTCACAAGCAGAATTAGAAAAAAGTATGATTACCTTTAAAGATGAACGCTCTAACACACATTTTGATGTAGCTTGGGGGTTAGAACATTTAGGAGTTCTATATTTTAAATGCGGCAATTATGCTAAAGCTAAAGATTCTTTAGAACAAAGTATTAAAATATATTCCTCATATTTTTTTGATGAGGTTGGTATAAATTGGGCACTAGAGAATATCAAACCACCCTCTATATTAAATAAGGAAGATAATTCAAAGAAAATTTTCGATCAAATATGTAAAAAATATAGTGACCATTTTCATGAGAATTATATTTATACTGCCTGGCCCATGAAATATTTAGCTCTTGTGTATGCCAAACAAGGCAATTTTATAAAAGCAAAAGTAATCCTTGAGCAGGTTTTAAAAATCTACCTTAAAAACTTTGGTAAGGAACACATCACTGTCGCTGTTGTATTAAACATGTTGGGAGAGATTTGCTTTCTAGAAAGAGATGAAAAAAGTGCTGAGTCTTATTTTGTAGAGTCTAGTAAATTATTTGAGAAAAACAATCATCCAGACTATTATATGTGTTTAGAAAACTTATCTGATTTATATTTATATAAAGCTAAGATTGCCTACGCTAATGGAGATACCCATGCTGCAATAACTATGAAAAATCATTCAATTGACTATTTAAAACAATCATTAACAATTCTACAAAATTACTTTCCCTCAACTTGTCCACATATTGCAAGAACTCGAAGGAAAATAGAATTTTTAATGCAAAATAGTTAA